A genomic stretch from Bradyrhizobium quebecense includes:
- a CDS encoding DUF488 family protein, with protein MPSTGAALPLFTIGHSNRSLEDFIVLLTTARIDRVVDIRTVPRSRTNPQFNKDSLPHPLAAAGISYEHLADLGGLRGKARSVPPSVNGFWSNESFHNYADYALSPQFNASLQHLRDEGHRQRCAIMCSEAVWWRCHRRIVADYLIASGETVVHLMGEGRQEPARLTEGAVVQGDGMVVYPATGQLDL; from the coding sequence ATGCCTAGCACAGGCGCGGCGCTGCCGTTGTTCACGATCGGCCATTCCAACCGCAGTCTCGAGGACTTCATCGTCCTCCTCACTACGGCCAGGATCGACCGGGTCGTCGACATCAGAACGGTGCCGCGGTCGCGGACTAATCCGCAGTTCAACAAGGACTCGCTCCCCCATCCGCTGGCGGCCGCCGGCATCTCCTATGAGCATCTGGCCGATCTCGGCGGGCTCCGCGGCAAGGCGCGAAGCGTGCCGCCTTCGGTTAACGGATTCTGGAGCAACGAGAGCTTCCACAACTACGCCGACTACGCGCTGTCGCCGCAGTTTAACGCGAGCCTGCAGCATTTGCGCGACGAGGGCCACCGGCAACGCTGCGCGATCATGTGCTCGGAAGCCGTGTGGTGGCGCTGTCACCGCCGCATCGTCGCCGACTATCTCATTGCGTCCGGCGAGACCGTCGTCCACCTCATGGGGGAGGGCCGCCAGGAGCCCGCCCGCCTCACTGAAGGCGCCGTCGTGCAGGGCGATGGTATGGTGGTCTATCCGGCGACGGGTCAACTGGACTTATAA
- a CDS encoding UDP-galactopyranose mutase, translating into MVGAGFFGAVIAEQHYPINTAADRAMLASYHAMKASHPNVVFGGRPGSYKYFDMHQAIGAALKTFEHEVEPFFAAGDVTAGDMRPGDTAARRHALSPLPA; encoded by the coding sequence GTGGTCGGCGCGGGCTTCTTCGGCGCCGTCATCGCCGAGCAGCATTATCCGATCAACACGGCAGCCGACCGCGCGATGCTCGCGTCCTATCATGCCATGAAGGCATCGCATCCGAACGTCGTTTTCGGCGGTCGGCCCGGCTCCTACAAATATTTCGACATGCACCAGGCGATCGGCGCTGCGCTGAAGACGTTCGAGCACGAGGTCGAGCCGTTCTTCGCTGCAGGAGACGTCACGGCAGGAGACATGCGCCCCGGCGACACCGCCGCGCGCCGCCACGCCTTGTCGCCTTTGCCGGCGTGA
- a CDS encoding caspase family protein, whose product MNRRAFVSGLAIAAALAGLAAPPAAGDGRRVALVIDNGTYRSVPALSNPPNDAGDIAAALKRLGFAVTLITNGSFDEMRRGLIAFGRNAAGADMAAVYFAGHGMEINGDNWLIPVDAELKRDTDAANEAISLQSVILQVSSTGSLGLVILDACRNNPFAAKMSRSLATRATASNGLGRIEPVGNVLVAYAARDGTTALDGDGRNSPFAAALLRNIEAPGVEVTFMFRDVRDDVMEATRNEQQPFVYGSLSRKAIYLAAPPVDTTAPKQANATPAAAAPALSAPPATSAGAIDPALVGTWEIMVAGSRGQSRWIWQIMADGTYKFHAEPFHSAQSHEGTVTFANGRWTLHALRGLRNYSDAGSYEIHDSIAVITGKLGTGYWKRSVE is encoded by the coding sequence ATGAACCGCCGCGCGTTTGTCTCGGGACTGGCCATCGCCGCAGCGCTCGCGGGCCTTGCCGCGCCGCCGGCCGCCGGCGACGGCAGGCGTGTGGCGCTGGTGATCGACAACGGCACCTACAGAAGCGTGCCGGCGCTGTCCAATCCGCCAAATGATGCCGGCGATATCGCCGCGGCGCTGAAGCGCCTCGGCTTCGCCGTCACCCTGATCACCAACGGCAGCTTCGACGAGATGCGGCGCGGCCTGATCGCGTTCGGACGCAATGCCGCCGGGGCCGACATGGCCGCGGTGTATTTTGCCGGCCACGGCATGGAGATCAACGGCGACAACTGGCTGATCCCGGTCGATGCCGAGCTGAAGCGCGATACGGACGCTGCCAATGAAGCGATCAGCCTGCAGAGCGTGATCCTGCAGGTCTCCAGCACCGGAAGCCTCGGCCTCGTCATCCTCGACGCCTGCCGCAACAATCCGTTCGCGGCGAAGATGAGCCGCTCGCTCGCCACCCGCGCTACCGCAAGCAATGGGCTCGGCCGCATCGAGCCGGTCGGCAACGTGCTGGTCGCCTACGCCGCGCGCGACGGCACCACCGCGCTCGACGGCGACGGCCGGAACAGCCCGTTCGCCGCGGCGCTGTTGCGCAACATCGAGGCGCCGGGCGTCGAGGTCACCTTCATGTTCCGCGACGTCCGCGACGACGTGATGGAGGCGACGCGCAACGAGCAGCAGCCCTTCGTCTACGGCTCGCTGTCGCGCAAGGCGATCTACCTGGCAGCGCCGCCGGTCGACACAACGGCGCCGAAACAGGCGAACGCGACGCCGGCGGCCGCGGCTCCAGCCCTGTCGGCACCACCGGCGACGTCAGCCGGCGCGATCGATCCCGCGCTGGTCGGCACCTGGGAAATCATGGTGGCGGGCAGCCGCGGCCAGTCGCGCTGGATCTGGCAGATCATGGCCGACGGCACCTACAAATTCCACGCCGAGCCCTTCCACTCGGCGCAATCGCATGAAGGCACCGTCACCTTCGCCAACGGCCGCTGGACGCTGCATGCGCTGAGGGGACTGAGGAACTACAGCGATGCCGGCTCCTACGAGATCCACGACAGCATCGCGGTGATCACCGGCAAGCTCGGCACCGGCTATTGGAAACGCAGCGTGGAGTGA
- a CDS encoding DUF2945 domain-containing protein — translation MARLFKVGDHVRWNSEAGRVSGTIIAVHTSDFDYKGHMHRASEADPQYEIKSDKTDHVAAHKGSALHHA, via the coding sequence ATGGCCAGACTATTCAAGGTCGGCGATCACGTCAGATGGAATTCCGAGGCCGGACGGGTCTCGGGCACCATCATCGCGGTTCACACCAGCGATTTCGACTACAAGGGGCACATGCACCGCGCCTCGGAGGCCGATCCGCAGTACGAGATCAAGAGCGACAAGACCGATCACGTCGCGGCGCACAAGGGCAGCGCCCTCCATCATGCCTAG
- a CDS encoding serine hydrolase domain-containing protein: MRTIAIAAAAAATCLAVNIAHAAPPLPEASAHQAGFSDQGLARLDDFFAREIAVKRVPGAVVAIARDGKLVHYKAYGQLDPVKGTPMPIDAVFALASMTKPMAAVAGLTLMEQGRLPLQAKVAEFYPAFADMKVGVQQADGSLTMEPQARPIFIHDLYRHTSGLMYGGRPDSSSALARLYPDGTAPAVEGDTAAFIDRITKLPLVHQPGAEFEYGFSIDVLGAVVEKVSGQRLGDYLSANVWKPLGMKEATFHPTDAQRARLAHPFPNDPLTGKPQAIKLLDAPTKFDCGGACSFATVGDYVRFGQMLLNGGELDGKRVLSPNTVRLMTSNHLGPEIKNNVAAVEPHRGGFGFGLAVAVRTSEGLSSVPGNPGEFTWNGAYGTQFFCDPKERLVVVVGTAAPGELRKYYRENVQDIVYGAMVK; this comes from the coding sequence ATGAGAACGATCGCCATTGCCGCGGCTGCCGCCGCCACGTGTCTTGCCGTCAACATCGCCCACGCCGCGCCGCCGCTCCCGGAAGCTTCGGCGCATCAGGCCGGTTTCTCGGATCAGGGGCTGGCGCGGCTCGACGACTTCTTCGCGCGCGAGATCGCGGTCAAGCGCGTGCCCGGCGCCGTGGTGGCGATCGCACGCGACGGCAAGCTCGTGCACTACAAGGCCTACGGCCAGCTCGACCCGGTCAAGGGCACGCCGATGCCGATCGATGCGGTGTTCGCGCTGGCCTCGATGACCAAGCCGATGGCGGCGGTCGCGGGGTTGACGCTGATGGAGCAGGGCCGGTTGCCGCTGCAGGCGAAGGTCGCCGAGTTCTATCCGGCGTTTGCCGACATGAAGGTGGGCGTGCAGCAGGCCGACGGTTCGCTGACGATGGAGCCGCAGGCCCGGCCGATCTTCATCCATGATCTCTATCGCCACACCTCGGGCCTGATGTATGGCGGCCGGCCCGACAGCTCGAGCGCGCTGGCGCGGCTCTATCCCGACGGCACGGCGCCGGCCGTCGAGGGCGACACGGCGGCCTTCATCGACCGCATCACCAAGCTGCCTCTGGTGCATCAGCCCGGCGCCGAGTTCGAATACGGCTTCTCGATCGACGTGCTCGGCGCCGTCGTCGAGAAGGTTTCCGGCCAGCGGCTCGGCGACTATCTTTCGGCCAATGTCTGGAAGCCGCTCGGCATGAAGGAAGCGACGTTCCACCCGACCGACGCCCAGCGCGCGCGTCTGGCGCATCCGTTCCCCAACGATCCGCTCACCGGCAAGCCGCAAGCCATCAAGCTGCTCGACGCGCCAACCAAATTCGACTGCGGCGGTGCCTGCTCGTTCGCGACCGTCGGCGACTATGTCCGCTTCGGACAGATGCTGCTCAATGGCGGCGAGCTCGACGGCAAGCGCGTCCTCAGCCCAAATACGGTGCGCCTCATGACGTCGAACCATCTCGGGCCCGAGATCAAGAATAACGTCGCCGCGGTCGAGCCGCATCGCGGCGGCTTCGGCTTCGGGCTGGCGGTCGCGGTGCGGACCAGCGAGGGGCTGTCGTCGGTGCCGGGCAATCCCGGCGAGTTCACCTGGAACGGCGCCTATGGCACGCAGTTCTTCTGCGATCCGAAGGAACGCCTCGTCGTGGTGGTCGGAACCGCAGCGCCCGGCGAGCTGCGCAAATATTATCGCGAGAACGTGCAGGACATCGTCTACGGCGCGATGGTGAAGTAG